In bacterium, the DNA window TGTAAACTTTTTTAATTCGACCTTCAGCTTTCCACAATTTCCACTTATTATAAACTGTCTTTTTACTTAATCTAAGCAATTTGGCAATATCTTCAAGGGAATATAATTGCTCAATCTTGGGTTTTTTATACACTTTCAGCCTCCTTTTCTGGAAAAAGGGCACAATGTAGGCACAAATTAGCGTTGCGTAATTATAGTATCTTTATTTGGAAGGTGTTCCAGACACATGCGGAAAATATATAATTCTAATATTTTGAGTTTAGCCGCATTGCGAAAAGTAGCGGAAAAAATGTCAGGTGGAACAATTTGTTATATATTCTTGTGCTTATTTTACCAACATTATTATTTCCAACGGTTTAAATAATCGCTTATCTTAATAGTATTTATTTCCCCGGTTCCAATTGATTTTGTT includes these proteins:
- a CDS encoding helix-turn-helix domain-containing protein, yielding MYKKPKIEQLYSLEDIAKLLRLSKKTVYNKWKLWKAEGRIKKVYRVGGVWRFPEPTIRGLIDSFEM